One part of the Thermococcus litoralis DSM 5473 genome encodes these proteins:
- a CDS encoding ABC transporter permease subunit yields the protein MSSILNVSMKEIYEGIKTKRVLIVLVVFLMAGAGYAYWIKSTLMRIEVLDTDMALNAAQNAQISSMMFFLAVIGAIFGADAINREVERGTIKVTLSHPIYRDQYLIGKFLGRMAVVIMAFLIFAVGSIAFLLILGVPLGSEFVATFVKMLPFFVLFSLVYLSLGFLLSTFIKKPSTAIIVAVILPIFLEIVYPSVASTLVVLMSLREGVAPTNPIVLQEALKKIYLLLSPIPGYHMDNILNAIKYGVSTSEFSELLASGGFSLTLEPSNISYLEAIGIAWKNIVALVIMFLLPFAIAYAKFMKMELR from the coding sequence ATGTCATCAATTTTGAACGTTTCCATGAAAGAAATCTATGAGGGAATAAAGACAAAGAGAGTGCTTATAGTGCTTGTCGTGTTTTTGATGGCTGGCGCAGGGTATGCATACTGGATAAAGAGTACTTTAATGAGAATAGAGGTTTTAGACACCGATATGGCTTTAAACGCCGCTCAAAATGCCCAAATTTCCTCAATGATGTTTTTCCTTGCAGTAATTGGAGCAATTTTTGGGGCTGATGCTATAAACAGGGAAGTTGAGAGAGGAACTATTAAAGTCACTTTGAGTCATCCAATTTATAGGGATCAATACTTGATAGGAAAGTTCCTTGGCAGAATGGCAGTGGTTATAATGGCATTTTTAATATTTGCGGTAGGGAGTATTGCATTCTTGTTAATACTTGGTGTTCCTTTAGGCTCAGAATTTGTAGCAACTTTCGTAAAAATGTTGCCGTTTTTTGTGCTGTTTTCGCTTGTCTATCTCTCCTTAGGCTTTCTGCTTTCCACATTCATAAAAAAACCTTCAACAGCAATAATAGTGGCGGTAATTCTGCCGATATTCCTTGAAATTGTCTACCCAAGTGTTGCTTCGACCCTTGTTGTGTTAATGAGCTTGAGAGAGGGAGTTGCCCCCACTAATCCGATAGTCTTACAAGAAGCACTAAAGAAAATTTATCTTTTACTCTCACCAATTCCGGGCTATCATATGGACAACATACTAAATGCGATTAAGTATGGGGTTTCTACATCTGAATTCTCTGAATTATTAGCTTCTGGAGGATTTTCACTCACACTGGAACCTTCAAATATTTCGTACTTGGAGGCAATTGGGATTGCATGGAAAAACATTGTAGCCTTGGTAATTATGTTTCTCTTACCTTTTGCGATAGCCTATGCAAAGTTTATGAAAATGGAGCTGAGGTGA
- the moaC gene encoding cyclic pyranopterin monophosphate synthase MoaC has protein sequence MELTHVDEKGVKMVEVGHKDVVFRKAVAKGRIKLKPETIKLIQEGKTKKGNVIAAAQLAGILAVKKTPELIPLCHPIPLTGVDISFEFGEDYIEATCEVRAYYKTGVEMEALTGVSVALLTIWDMVKAVEKDANGQYPFTKIEGIRVVEKVKE, from the coding sequence ATGGAGCTCACACATGTCGATGAAAAGGGCGTAAAAATGGTTGAAGTTGGGCATAAGGATGTAGTCTTCAGGAAAGCCGTTGCAAAGGGAAGAATAAAACTAAAGCCTGAGACCATCAAGCTCATCCAAGAGGGAAAAACAAAAAAGGGAAACGTGATAGCAGCTGCACAGCTTGCAGGAATTTTGGCCGTAAAGAAAACTCCAGAGCTAATTCCCCTTTGTCACCCAATTCCACTAACCGGAGTGGATATATCCTTTGAGTTCGGAGAAGACTACATCGAGGCAACTTGTGAGGTTAGAGCCTACTACAAAACAGGCGTCGAAATGGAAGCGCTAACTGGTGTCAGCGTTGCCCTTCTCACGATATGGGACATGGTAAAAGCTGTAGAAAAAGATGCTAACGGCCAGTATCCCTTTACAAAGATTGAAGGGATTAGAGTAGTGGAGAAAGTGAAGGAGTAG
- a CDS encoding MutS-related protein — translation MKLNSEAKEIYKAIKNEIKRRIQLRESLAYLEKFSLTNNREEILRRQRYLKENLPKISEELKPLLSKIRPIRFRREYLHDRLLVVSEEEFEKAKALNICDVSLEPEEGYDLLLSTVDYGIDVELSISEIAPELYIMPLWENRETLKALASIGRIINSPSVAEEILAELRRLEKVAKRGEILENLDEIVRREEQRLNTKIEEMLKKFSLTLSGKELLEFLKELKSGNYQAIFSHFSQVENEILREIRKSEERLSKLLNLDVEVFSRDNLYPVEVSAETVELLRTELEKETKVEMYLVSREILRKIKPLLPKLKEELQRAYELEFLRAVKEFTEGFVFPEIASGGMAFINGRHLFIENPQPVSYVVGNVASFDGTSGERIVILTGANSGGKTSLLELITQIVLLTHMGLPVPAEKAWVEPLDELFFFRRKRSSYGAGAFETALKAFARALTKEGKKLILIDEFEAITEPGAAVKIIGELLKVAHEKGFYVVIVSHLGEDLKRELSFARVDGIEAEGLDENLNLIVDRQPKFGKLGKSTPELIVERLAKKKRGKEKEIFERVWRAFKESQD, via the coding sequence ATGAAGCTCAACAGTGAAGCAAAGGAAATATACAAGGCTATAAAAAATGAGATAAAAAGGAGAATCCAGCTCAGAGAAAGTCTAGCGTACCTTGAGAAATTTTCGCTAACAAACAACAGAGAGGAAATATTGAGAAGACAGAGGTATCTGAAGGAAAATCTTCCGAAAATCAGCGAAGAGCTAAAGCCCCTCCTTTCAAAGATAAGACCCATAAGGTTTAGAAGGGAATATCTCCACGACAGGCTTCTTGTAGTCAGTGAAGAGGAATTCGAGAAGGCAAAAGCCCTCAATATATGTGACGTCTCTCTAGAGCCAGAGGAGGGCTATGACCTATTACTGAGCACAGTTGATTATGGCATTGATGTTGAACTTTCCATTAGCGAAATAGCTCCCGAGCTCTATATAATGCCCCTGTGGGAAAATCGGGAAACGCTTAAAGCCCTTGCCAGCATAGGGAGAATTATAAACTCCCCTTCCGTTGCAGAGGAAATTTTGGCAGAGCTAAGAAGACTCGAAAAAGTTGCGAAGAGGGGAGAGATTTTGGAGAACCTAGACGAAATAGTTCGGAGAGAAGAGCAGAGGTTAAACACAAAGATTGAAGAGATGCTAAAGAAATTTAGCCTAACCCTGAGCGGAAAGGAACTTTTGGAGTTCCTAAAAGAACTAAAGAGCGGAAATTATCAGGCAATATTCTCCCACTTCTCCCAGGTTGAAAACGAAATCCTGAGGGAGATAAGAAAAAGCGAAGAAAGACTTAGTAAACTGCTTAATCTTGACGTGGAGGTGTTTTCGAGAGATAATTTATACCCAGTGGAAGTTTCTGCAGAGACTGTTGAACTCCTGAGGACAGAGCTCGAAAAAGAAACAAAGGTTGAGATGTATTTAGTGAGCAGGGAAATCCTGAGGAAAATAAAGCCCCTGCTCCCGAAACTGAAAGAAGAACTCCAGAGAGCTTATGAACTGGAATTCTTGAGGGCTGTGAAAGAATTTACCGAAGGCTTTGTCTTTCCAGAAATTGCCAGCGGAGGGATGGCTTTCATAAATGGAAGGCACCTCTTTATAGAAAACCCACAGCCGGTCAGCTACGTCGTTGGGAACGTTGCGAGCTTTGACGGCACAAGTGGAGAGAGAATTGTGATTTTAACTGGAGCTAACAGCGGTGGAAAGACCTCTCTGCTCGAACTCATCACCCAGATAGTTCTCCTCACCCACATGGGGCTTCCAGTTCCTGCGGAAAAAGCATGGGTTGAGCCACTAGATGAGCTTTTCTTCTTCAGGAGGAAGCGCTCTTCCTACGGAGCCGGCGCTTTTGAAACCGCCTTAAAGGCTTTTGCCCGCGCTCTCACAAAAGAAGGCAAAAAGCTGATCCTCATAGACGAGTTTGAGGCGATAACGGAACCCGGCGCTGCAGTGAAGATTATTGGAGAGCTCCTAAAGGTAGCCCACGAAAAGGGGTTTTACGTCGTTATCGTCTCTCACTTAGGAGAAGACTTAAAGAGAGAGCTGTCCTTTGCGAGGGTTGACGGAATAGAGGCAGAAGGCTTGGATGAGAACCTCAACTTGATAGTAGATAGACAGCCCAAGTTTGGAAAGCTTGGAAAGAGCACTCCAGAGCTTATAGTGGAGAGGCTGGCAAAGAAAAAGCGCGGAAAAGAGAAGGAGATTTTTGAGAGAGTATGGAGGGCTTTCAAAGAAAGCCAAGACTAA
- a CDS encoding Kae1-associated kinase Bud32 encodes MKLIKQGAEAKIYLADFKELYFPFDEEKVIIKHRIPKRYRIKEIDEKLRKERTVREARILHRAKQFGVNVPYVYEVDLKDMKIVMEYIAGERLKEYLEAVPIEERLKLCREIGRQIGKLHEAGVVHGDLTTSNMILREGKIYFIDFGLAEFDSSLEARGVDLHLLRRAMESTHYKWFERGFEEVLNGYEEIRGSEKRKEVEAKLDEIESRGRYRERGWIK; translated from the coding sequence ATGAAGCTGATAAAGCAGGGCGCAGAGGCAAAGATTTATCTGGCAGATTTCAAAGAGCTTTACTTCCCATTTGATGAAGAGAAGGTTATCATAAAACACCGCATTCCAAAGCGCTACCGCATAAAGGAGATTGATGAAAAGCTCAGAAAAGAGAGAACCGTGAGGGAAGCAAGGATTCTGCACAGGGCGAAGCAGTTTGGGGTTAATGTTCCCTACGTTTACGAGGTTGACCTAAAAGATATGAAAATAGTCATGGAGTACATAGCGGGAGAGAGGCTAAAGGAATACCTCGAAGCAGTTCCCATAGAAGAGCGTTTGAAGCTCTGCAGGGAAATCGGCAGACAGATAGGTAAGCTCCACGAAGCTGGAGTGGTTCATGGGGATCTAACAACCTCAAACATGATTCTGAGGGAAGGGAAAATTTACTTCATCGACTTCGGTCTTGCGGAGTTTGACTCATCTCTTGAGGCTCGGGGTGTTGATTTGCATCTCCTAAGGAGGGCTATGGAGAGCACTCATTACAAGTGGTTTGAGAGGGGCTTTGAAGAAGTTCTGAACGGTTACGAGGAGATCAGGGGTTCAGAGAAGAGGAAGGAAGTTGAGGCAAAGCTGGACGAAATCGAAAGCCGAGGACGATACAGGGAGAGGGGATGGATTAAATGA
- a CDS encoding YbjQ family protein: MEEFILSTTENVPGYKVVKVLGIARGATVRAKHLGKDILAGLRNIAGGEVKEYTEMLAEAREIALQRMIQHAKEMGANGVIGVRFMTSAVASGAAEIFAYGTAVVLEKE, encoded by the coding sequence ATGGAGGAATTCATTCTTTCTACAACGGAGAATGTTCCGGGGTATAAGGTAGTCAAGGTTCTCGGAATTGCAAGAGGGGCAACCGTTAGGGCAAAGCACCTTGGAAAAGACATACTTGCCGGTTTAAGGAATATCGCTGGTGGGGAAGTTAAAGAGTACACTGAAATGCTTGCAGAGGCGAGAGAGATAGCCCTTCAGAGAATGATTCAGCACGCAAAGGAAATGGGAGCAAACGGGGTTATTGGAGTTAGGTTTATGACTTCAGCAGTTGCCTCAGGAGCAGCAGAGATTTTTGCCTATGGAACGGCTGTTGTACTGGAAAAGGAGTGA